Proteins from one Enterobacter bugandensis genomic window:
- the phoB gene encoding phosphate response regulator transcription factor PhoB, whose product MARRILVVEDEAPIREMVCFVLEQNGFQPVEAEDYDSAVNQLNEPWPDLILLDWMLPGGSGLQFIKHLKREALTRDIPVVMLTARGEEEDRVRGLETGADDYITKPFSPKELVARIKAVMRRISPMAVEEVIEMQGLSLDPTSHRVMTGENPLDMGPTEFKLLHFFMTHPERVYSREQLLNNVWGTNVYVEDRTVDVHIRRLRKALELSGHDRMVQTVRGTGYRFSTRF is encoded by the coding sequence ATGGCGAGACGTATTCTGGTCGTAGAAGATGAAGCTCCAATTCGTGAAATGGTGTGCTTCGTGCTCGAACAAAATGGCTTCCAGCCGGTTGAAGCGGAAGATTATGACAGCGCGGTGAACCAGCTGAATGAACCCTGGCCCGATCTGATTCTGCTTGACTGGATGTTGCCCGGCGGCTCCGGACTGCAGTTTATCAAACATCTGAAGCGTGAAGCGCTGACCCGCGACATCCCGGTGGTGATGCTCACGGCGCGCGGAGAGGAAGAGGATCGCGTGCGCGGTCTGGAGACCGGCGCGGACGATTACATTACCAAGCCTTTCTCCCCGAAAGAGCTGGTTGCCCGCATTAAGGCCGTCATGCGCCGTATTTCCCCGATGGCGGTGGAAGAGGTGATCGAGATGCAGGGCCTCAGCCTTGACCCAACGTCACACCGCGTGATGACCGGCGAAAATCCCCTCGACATGGGGCCTACCGAATTTAAACTCCTGCACTTCTTTATGACCCATCCGGAACGCGTTTACAGCCGCGAGCAGTTGCTGAATAACGTCTGGGGAACTAACGTGTATGTCGAAGACCGGACGGTTGACGTACATATCCGCCGCCTGCGAAAAGCGCTGGAACTGAGCGGCCACGATCGCATGGTACAGACGGTCCGCGGCACGGGTTATCGTTTCTCGACCCGTTTCTGA
- the sbcD gene encoding exonuclease subunit SbcD: protein MRILHTSDWHLGQNFYSKSRAAEHEAFLNWLLETAQAHEVDAIIVAGDIFDTGSPPSYARELYNRFVVNLQQTGCHLVIVAGNHDSVATLNESRDILAFLNTTVVASAGHAPQILKKRDGSPGAVLCPIPFLRPRDIVQSQAGLSGAEKQQHLLQAITDYYHQQHAEACALRGEQAIPVIATGHLTTVGASKSDAVREIYIGTLDAFPAQNFPPADYIALGHIHRAQVIGGCEHIRYCGSPISLSFDETGKAKSVHLVSFDEGKLSAVETLEVPVTQPLAVLKGDLAAITAQLEQWRGAELNPPVWLDIEITTDDYLHDMQRKIQALTEELPVEVLLVRRSREQREKILLGAQRETLSELRVEEVFERRLSQEEIDDAKRVRLNELFSHTLHALNDEEENA, encoded by the coding sequence ATGCGCATACTTCACACCTCGGACTGGCATCTGGGTCAAAATTTTTACAGCAAAAGCCGTGCGGCTGAACATGAAGCGTTCCTGAACTGGCTTCTGGAAACGGCCCAGGCGCACGAGGTGGATGCCATTATTGTGGCGGGTGACATCTTTGATACCGGTTCGCCGCCGAGCTATGCGCGTGAACTGTATAACCGCTTCGTGGTGAACCTGCAGCAGACCGGCTGTCATCTGGTGATTGTCGCCGGTAACCATGACTCCGTCGCCACGCTCAATGAATCCCGCGACATCCTGGCGTTTCTCAATACCACCGTGGTCGCCAGCGCCGGGCACGCGCCGCAGATCCTGAAAAAACGCGACGGGTCGCCGGGCGCGGTACTGTGTCCGATTCCCTTTTTACGTCCGCGGGACATCGTGCAAAGCCAGGCGGGACTATCGGGCGCGGAAAAGCAGCAGCATTTATTGCAGGCCATCACCGACTATTATCACCAGCAGCACGCGGAAGCCTGTGCCCTGCGCGGTGAACAGGCCATTCCGGTCATTGCCACCGGGCACCTCACTACCGTCGGGGCCAGCAAAAGTGACGCGGTCCGCGAGATCTATATCGGTACGCTGGACGCCTTTCCGGCGCAAAACTTCCCGCCCGCGGACTACATCGCACTCGGGCACATTCACCGCGCCCAGGTCATCGGCGGCTGCGAGCATATCCGCTACTGTGGCTCCCCTATTTCGCTCAGCTTCGATGAAACCGGAAAAGCCAAATCCGTGCATCTGGTGAGCTTTGATGAGGGCAAACTCAGCGCCGTCGAGACGCTGGAAGTGCCGGTCACCCAGCCGCTGGCGGTGCTGAAGGGCGATCTGGCTGCCATCACCGCCCAGCTTGAGCAGTGGCGCGGCGCTGAGCTTAACCCGCCCGTCTGGCTGGATATTGAAATCACCACCGATGACTACCTGCACGATATGCAGCGGAAAATTCAGGCGCTGACCGAAGAGTTGCCGGTTGAGGTGCTGCTGGTGCGCCGCAGCCGCGAGCAGCGCGAGAAAATTCTGCTCGGTGCCCAGCGCGAAACGCTTAGCGAATTGCGCGTAGAAGAGGTGTTCGAGCGCCGACTGTCGCAGGAAGAGATCGATGATGCAAAGCGCGTCAGGCTCAACGAGCTGTTCAGCCATACTCTGCACGCCCTCAATGACGAGGAAGAAAACGCATGA
- the proY gene encoding proline-specific permease ProY, whose product MESTNKLKRGLSTRHIRFMALGSAIGTGLFYGSADAIKMAGPSVLLAYIIGGVAAYIIMRALGEMSVHNPSASSFSRYAQENLGPLAGFITGWTYCFEILIVAIADVTAFGIYMGVWFPAVPHWIWVLSVVLLICAVNLMSVKVFGELEFWFSFFKVATIIIMIVAGFGIIIWGIGNGGQPTGIHNLWSNGGFFSNGWLGMVMSLQMVMFAYGGIEIIGITAGEAKDPEKSIPRAINSVPMRILVFYVGTLFVIMSIYPWNQVGTNGSPFVLTFQHMGIAFAASILNFVVLTASLSAINSDVFGVGRMLHGMAEQGSAPKVFAKTSRRGTPWVTVVVMTVALLFSVYLNYIMPENVFLVIASLATFATVWVWIMILMSQIAFRRRLSPDEAKALKFKVPGGVATTVVGLIFLVFIIGLIGYHPDTRISLYVGCAWIVLLLIGWVFKCRRDRQLAEAQ is encoded by the coding sequence ATGGAAAGCACTAACAAACTTAAACGTGGATTGAGCACGCGCCACATCCGCTTTATGGCGCTGGGCTCTGCTATCGGCACCGGTCTTTTTTATGGCTCGGCAGATGCCATCAAAATGGCCGGTCCAAGCGTGCTGCTGGCGTACATCATCGGCGGCGTGGCGGCGTATATCATCATGCGCGCCCTCGGCGAAATGTCGGTTCACAACCCGTCTGCCAGCTCCTTCTCCCGCTACGCGCAGGAAAACCTCGGCCCGCTGGCCGGGTTTATCACCGGCTGGACCTACTGCTTCGAAATTTTGATTGTGGCGATTGCCGACGTAACCGCATTCGGCATCTACATGGGCGTCTGGTTCCCGGCGGTGCCGCACTGGATCTGGGTGCTGAGCGTGGTGTTGCTCATTTGCGCCGTCAATCTGATGAGCGTGAAGGTGTTCGGCGAGCTGGAGTTCTGGTTCTCCTTCTTCAAGGTCGCGACCATCATCATCATGATTGTGGCGGGTTTCGGGATCATCATCTGGGGGATTGGCAACGGCGGCCAGCCGACCGGCATCCATAACCTCTGGAGCAATGGCGGCTTCTTCAGCAACGGCTGGCTCGGGATGGTGATGTCGCTACAGATGGTAATGTTCGCCTACGGCGGCATCGAGATTATCGGCATCACCGCCGGGGAAGCGAAAGATCCGGAGAAATCCATTCCGCGCGCCATCAACTCGGTACCGATGCGTATTCTGGTGTTCTACGTGGGTACGCTGTTCGTGATTATGTCCATCTACCCGTGGAACCAGGTAGGCACTAACGGTAGCCCGTTTGTCCTGACCTTCCAGCATATGGGCATTGCCTTTGCTGCCAGCATTTTGAACTTTGTGGTGCTGACCGCGTCGCTTTCGGCCATCAACAGTGACGTCTTTGGCGTGGGCCGCATGCTGCACGGCATGGCGGAGCAGGGCAGCGCGCCGAAGGTGTTCGCCAAAACTTCACGCCGCGGTACGCCGTGGGTGACGGTGGTGGTGATGACCGTAGCGCTGCTGTTCTCGGTTTACCTGAACTACATCATGCCGGAGAACGTCTTCCTGGTGATTGCGTCCCTGGCGACTTTCGCGACCGTGTGGGTGTGGATCATGATCCTGATGTCGCAGATTGCCTTCCGCCGCCGTCTGTCGCCGGATGAGGCGAAAGCGCTGAAGTTTAAGGTGCCGGGCGGGGTGGCGACGACCGTGGTCGGGCTGATCTTCCTGGTGTTTATCATTGGCCTGATTGGCTACCATCCGGATACCCGCATTTCCCTGTACGTGGGCTGTGCGTGGATCGTTCTGCTGCTGATCGGCTGGGTGTTTAAGTGCCGCCGTGACCGTCAATTGGCAGAAGCACAGTAA
- the phoR gene encoding phosphate regulon sensor histidine kinase PhoR, translating to MLERLSWKRLVFELILCCIPALLLGALLGHLPWFLLAAVTGLLAWHFWNLLRLSWWLWVDRSMTPPPGSGSWEPLLYGLHQMQMRNKKRRRELGSLIKRFRSGAESLPDAVILTTEEGTIFWCNGLAQQLLGLRWPDDNGQNILNLLRYPEFTLYLKKRDFTRPHNLKLNNGRHLEIRVMPYSDRQWLMVARDVTQMHQLEGARRNFFANVSHELRTPLTVLQGYLEMMQEQTLEGAPREKALHTMREQTHRMEGLVKQLLTLSKIEAAPSLALNDTIDVPMMLRVVEREAQTLSHKKHQLTFDVDNTLKVLGSEDELRSAISNLVYNAVNHTPEGTDIVVRWQHTPAGAEFSVEDNGPGIAPEHIPRLTERFYRVDKARSRQTGGSGLGLAIVKHAVNHHESRLDIQSTLGKGTRFSFVIPERLIAKKSA from the coding sequence GTGCTGGAACGTCTGTCATGGAAAAGGCTCGTCTTTGAACTGATCTTATGCTGTATTCCGGCCCTTCTTCTGGGGGCCTTACTTGGGCATCTGCCGTGGTTTCTGCTGGCGGCGGTCACCGGGCTGTTAGCCTGGCATTTCTGGAACCTGCTGCGTCTCTCCTGGTGGCTGTGGGTGGACCGCAGTATGACCCCGCCGCCGGGAAGCGGCAGCTGGGAGCCGCTGCTGTACGGCCTGCACCAGATGCAGATGCGTAATAAAAAGCGTCGCCGCGAGCTGGGAAGCCTGATCAAACGCTTTCGCAGCGGCGCAGAGTCGCTGCCGGATGCGGTGATCCTGACGACAGAAGAAGGAACTATTTTCTGGTGTAACGGGCTTGCGCAACAGCTGCTGGGCCTGCGCTGGCCGGACGACAATGGTCAGAACATCCTCAACCTTCTGCGTTATCCCGAGTTCACGCTGTATCTGAAAAAGCGTGATTTCACCCGTCCCCACAATCTGAAGCTGAATAACGGTCGCCATCTGGAAATCCGCGTGATGCCCTACAGCGATCGCCAGTGGCTGATGGTGGCGCGCGACGTCACCCAGATGCACCAGCTGGAAGGGGCGCGTCGTAACTTTTTCGCCAACGTCAGCCACGAACTACGCACCCCGTTGACCGTGCTGCAGGGCTACCTGGAGATGATGCAGGAGCAAACCCTGGAAGGCGCGCCGCGTGAAAAAGCGCTGCATACGATGCGCGAGCAAACGCACCGTATGGAAGGGCTGGTGAAGCAGCTGCTGACGCTGTCAAAGATTGAAGCGGCGCCTTCTCTTGCGCTGAATGACACCATTGATGTGCCAATGATGCTGCGCGTCGTCGAGCGTGAAGCGCAGACGTTAAGCCATAAAAAACATCAGCTGACCTTTGACGTCGACAACACGCTGAAGGTGCTGGGCAGCGAGGATGAACTGCGTAGCGCCATCTCCAACCTGGTGTACAACGCGGTAAACCATACGCCGGAAGGAACGGATATCGTGGTGCGCTGGCAGCATACGCCGGCAGGCGCCGAGTTTAGCGTTGAGGATAACGGGCCGGGGATCGCCCCGGAGCATATTCCGCGCCTGACCGAGCGCTTCTACCGGGTGGATAAAGCGCGATCGCGGCAGACGGGGGGAAGCGGCCTGGGGCTGGCGATTGTGAAACACGCGGTGAATCACCATGAAAGCCGTCTTGATATCCAGAGTACCCTGGGTAAGGGAACCCGCTTTAGTTTCGTTATCCCGGAACGATTAATTGCCAAAAAGAGCGCCTGA
- the brnQ gene encoding branched-chain amino acid transporter carrier protein BrnQ encodes MTHHLKSRDIIALGFMTFALFVGAGNIIFPPMVGLQAGEHVWTAAFGFLITAVGLPVLTVIALAKVGGGVDSLSTPIGKVAGVLLATVCYLAVGPLFATPRTATVSFEVGIAPLTGDGAMPLFIYSLIYFAIVILVSLYPGKLLDTVGNFLAPLKIVALIVLAVAAIIWPAGPISDAMDAYKNAAFSNGFVNGYLTMDTLGAMVFGIVIVNAARSRGVTEARLLTRYTIWAGLMAGVGLTLLYLALFRLGSDSAMLVDQNANGAAILHAYVQHTFGGAGSMLLAALIFLACLVTAVGLTCACAEFFAQYLPLSYRTLVFILGIFSMAVSNLGLSHLIQVSIPVLTAIYPPCIVLVVLSFTRPWWHNSSRIIAPAMFISLIFGILDGIKASAFAEILPAWTQRLPLSEQGLAWLMPTVVALVLAVIWDRAAGRQVTSNAH; translated from the coding sequence ATGACCCATCACTTAAAATCGCGTGACATTATCGCGCTGGGCTTTATGACATTTGCGCTGTTCGTTGGCGCAGGCAACATCATTTTCCCTCCAATGGTTGGCTTACAGGCGGGTGAACACGTCTGGACCGCCGCGTTTGGTTTCCTGATTACTGCCGTGGGCCTGCCGGTACTGACCGTTATCGCACTGGCGAAAGTCGGTGGCGGCGTGGATAGCCTTAGCACCCCGATTGGCAAAGTGGCTGGCGTTCTGCTGGCTACCGTCTGCTATCTGGCCGTTGGTCCGCTGTTTGCCACTCCGCGTACCGCGACCGTTTCCTTCGAAGTGGGCATCGCCCCGCTGACCGGCGACGGCGCGATGCCGCTGTTCATCTACAGCCTGATTTATTTCGCCATCGTGATTCTGGTTTCCCTCTATCCGGGCAAGCTGCTGGACACGGTAGGTAACTTCCTGGCGCCGCTGAAAATTGTAGCGCTGATCGTGCTGGCCGTGGCGGCCATCATCTGGCCAGCCGGCCCGATTAGCGACGCGATGGATGCCTATAAAAACGCCGCGTTCTCTAACGGCTTTGTGAACGGCTACCTGACGATGGATACGCTGGGCGCGATGGTGTTTGGTATCGTTATCGTTAACGCCGCGCGTTCCCGCGGCGTGACCGAAGCGCGTTTGCTGACCCGTTATACCATCTGGGCTGGCCTGATGGCCGGTGTGGGCCTGACGCTGCTGTATCTGGCGCTGTTCCGCCTGGGCTCTGACAGCGCGATGCTGGTTGATCAGAACGCGAACGGTGCGGCTATCCTGCACGCTTACGTTCAGCACACCTTCGGTGGGGCGGGCAGCATGCTGCTGGCGGCGCTGATCTTCCTGGCGTGTCTGGTAACCGCGGTTGGCCTGACCTGCGCCTGCGCAGAGTTCTTTGCGCAGTATCTGCCGCTCTCTTACCGTACCCTGGTGTTTATCCTCGGTATCTTCTCGATGGCGGTGTCTAACCTCGGTCTGAGCCACCTGATTCAGGTCTCTATTCCGGTGCTGACGGCGATCTATCCGCCGTGCATCGTGCTGGTGGTGCTGAGCTTCACCCGTCCGTGGTGGCATAACTCCTCACGAATTATTGCGCCAGCCATGTTTATCAGCCTGATTTTTGGTATCCTTGACGGGATTAAAGCATCAGCGTTCGCTGAAATTCTGCCAGCCTGGACACAGCGTCTGCCGCTGTCCGAGCAGGGCCTGGCCTGGCTGATGCCTACCGTTGTTGCACTGGTTCTGGCGGTTATCTGGGACCGTGCTGCAGGGCGTCAGGTCACATCGAACGCTCATTAA
- the malZ gene encoding maltodextrin glucosidase, with translation MLNAWHLPVAPFVKQNKDNLVITLWLAGENQPERVTLRAEIDNEETGLKMHKLRSQPQPGITAWRANIDLRSGQPRRRYSFKLLWNNRQLWFTPQGFSRFPPARLEQFAVDYPDNGPQWVNDQVFYQIFPDRFARSEKRTAGQDKVYYHHAAGHDIILKKWDEPVTAQAGGSTFYGGDLDGISEKLPYLKKLGVTALYLNPVFKAPSVHKYDTEDYRHVDAQFGGDEALLRLRKNTQKEGMRLILDGVFNHSGDSHAWFDRHNQSMGGACHNPDSPQRDWYSFSEEGRALDWLGYASLPKLDFQSPSLVSEIYGGEDSIVRYWLKAPWNMDGWRLDVVHMLGEAGGARNNLQHVAGIARSTKAAQPEAFVFGEHFGDARQWLQNDAEDAAMNYRGFTFPLWGFLANTDISYDPNHIDAETCAAWMDNYRAGLSHQQQLRMFNQLDSHDTARFKSLLGKDVARLPLAVTWLFTWPGVPCIYYGDEVGLDGNNDPFCRKTFPWEAEKQDKVLFSLYQRLAKLRKQSLALRYGGCQVAYAHDNVVVFVRVYNQQRVLVAINRGEACEVVLDDSPLLKVATWTNKEGKATIQDGVLALPAVSATVWLGS, from the coding sequence ATGTTAAACGCCTGGCACCTTCCGGTTGCCCCATTTGTTAAGCAAAACAAAGACAACCTTGTGATTACGCTCTGGCTGGCGGGGGAAAATCAGCCGGAACGCGTGACGCTCCGCGCCGAAATTGATAACGAAGAGACCGGGCTGAAAATGCACAAGCTGCGCAGCCAGCCGCAGCCGGGGATTACGGCGTGGCGGGCGAATATCGATTTGCGCAGCGGGCAGCCGCGCCGTCGCTATAGCTTTAAGCTTTTATGGAACAACCGCCAGCTGTGGTTTACCCCGCAGGGGTTTAGCCGTTTCCCACCGGCCCGGCTGGAGCAGTTTGCCGTCGATTACCCGGATAACGGCCCGCAGTGGGTTAACGATCAGGTCTTTTATCAGATTTTCCCGGACCGCTTTGCGCGCAGCGAAAAACGCACCGCCGGCCAGGACAAGGTCTATTACCATCATGCCGCGGGTCACGACATCATCCTGAAAAAATGGGATGAACCGGTGACGGCGCAGGCGGGCGGCTCGACGTTCTACGGCGGCGATCTCGACGGCATCAGCGAAAAGCTGCCGTACCTGAAAAAACTCGGCGTGACGGCGCTGTATCTTAACCCGGTGTTTAAAGCCCCGAGCGTACACAAATACGATACCGAAGATTATCGCCACGTTGACGCGCAGTTTGGCGGCGACGAGGCGCTGCTGCGCCTGCGTAAGAACACCCAAAAAGAAGGCATGCGCCTCATTCTGGACGGTGTCTTCAACCACAGCGGAGATTCGCACGCGTGGTTTGACCGTCATAACCAGTCGATGGGCGGGGCGTGCCATAACCCGGATTCGCCGCAGCGCGACTGGTACAGCTTTAGCGAGGAGGGCCGCGCGCTGGACTGGCTGGGCTACGCGAGCCTGCCGAAGCTGGACTTCCAGTCGCCGTCACTGGTGAGCGAGATTTACGGCGGGGAAGACAGCATCGTGCGTTACTGGCTGAAGGCGCCGTGGAATATGGACGGCTGGCGTCTGGACGTGGTGCATATGCTCGGTGAAGCGGGCGGGGCGCGAAATAACCTTCAGCACGTGGCCGGGATCGCGCGTTCGACGAAAGCGGCTCAGCCGGAGGCGTTTGTCTTTGGCGAACACTTTGGCGACGCGCGCCAGTGGCTGCAAAACGATGCCGAAGATGCGGCGATGAACTATCGCGGCTTTACCTTCCCGCTGTGGGGATTCCTGGCTAACACCGATATCTCCTACGATCCGAACCATATCGACGCCGAAACCTGCGCCGCGTGGATGGATAACTATCGCGCTGGCCTGTCGCATCAGCAGCAGCTGCGGATGTTTAACCAGCTCGATAGCCACGACACCGCGCGCTTTAAATCCCTGCTCGGCAAGGATGTGGCGCGTCTGCCGCTGGCGGTCACCTGGCTCTTCACCTGGCCGGGCGTACCGTGCATTTACTACGGAGACGAAGTGGGGCTGGACGGCAACAACGATCCGTTCTGCCGCAAAACCTTCCCGTGGGAGGCAGAGAAACAGGATAAGGTGCTGTTCAGCCTGTATCAGCGGCTGGCGAAGCTGCGCAAACAGAGTCTCGCCCTGCGCTACGGCGGCTGTCAGGTGGCGTACGCCCACGATAATGTGGTGGTCTTTGTCCGCGTCTATAATCAGCAGCGCGTACTGGTGGCGATTAACCGGGGCGAGGCCTGCGAAGTAGTGCTGGATGATTCGCCGCTGCTTAAGGTGGCGACGTGGACGAACAAAGAGGGCAAGGCGACGATACAGGATGGCGTGCTCGCGCTGCCTGCGGTATCCGCGACGGTCTGGCTCGGCAGCTAA
- a CDS encoding DUF2339 domain-containing protein: MDELYILGCLFLVFALLVAPVLAVIGFNRSTAAQQEIARLRQRIEVLEQRGAVQVAPETEQVQAVTPAVVTAPVAEDAPAPVDPWRPDIPAAEAKPAPAPAPAAKQPSAFGGIVTSLTRWFMQGNPLAKLGILLLFLGLSFLLRYTVEHSLFPLELRLVATALFAIVLLAVGWRLRHKQPIYALILQGGATGILYLTVFGAFRLWQMLPMTLAFALLVVICAASVGLAVLQKALSLAMLASLGGYLAPLLLSTGGGSFVALFSFYLLLSIGILAISIWQHWRELNLLGLLFTFGVGGLWGLSEYQPEDYWICQLFLIANTLIFGVLSVALSLRAQEKGKQIIDGVLLFAPPLIGFGMQYGMTRHWEYGPALSALGYGAFYLALAFLALRRYPSIGRPLVMAALAIGGGFATLAIPLALSARWTAMAWALEGLGILWLGVQQHQRRMSYSGTALLVLALGSALWAQMNGVTPLSLLLIFAILSLCWLAAAWLWRNLFLPVSWALLAGGLLFWLVALFGASRLVLKQELPVLAGVLALTAASVWGWRQAAASLAWRELDASKWLLWSLMLVMVGYQLSHQQMFAAGWSNLAWGIALPAALMLLRRDGARLAPRISMGLHLSLFWMILLALAAELYWFARSLPWGMAAWGSGLAMAAGGGVIMALSAAVRRRGWPFREWPALYACIAPIPVLAALLVLLVVTNFQDGVVYRQTWLPLVNPLEEGAAFALLGLVVFYRAVDRYYPTQLSLARPWPAVAIMAFGFWWLNGALMRALAWYGDVAWNMASLWDSRLIQTSFALFWMLSALVIMVHATRRASRQEWLGGAALLGVVMVKLMLVDSAGGGGLSRAVAFIGVAILVLIVGYFSPLPPKTGDEK, encoded by the coding sequence ATGGACGAGCTTTACATCCTTGGCTGTTTATTCCTGGTTTTTGCGCTGCTGGTTGCGCCCGTGCTTGCGGTTATCGGGTTTAATCGAAGCACGGCGGCGCAGCAGGAGATCGCCCGGCTACGCCAGCGCATTGAGGTGCTTGAGCAGCGCGGCGCAGTTCAGGTAGCGCCGGAGACAGAACAGGTGCAAGCGGTCACTCCGGCTGTCGTGACCGCGCCTGTGGCTGAGGACGCGCCCGCGCCTGTCGATCCCTGGCGTCCCGACATTCCCGCAGCCGAGGCAAAACCCGCTCCGGCCCCTGCGCCTGCGGCTAAACAGCCATCTGCCTTTGGCGGCATTGTGACGTCGCTGACGCGCTGGTTTATGCAGGGTAATCCCCTGGCGAAGCTTGGCATTCTGCTGCTCTTCCTCGGCCTCTCTTTCCTGCTGCGCTATACCGTTGAACACTCCCTATTCCCGCTTGAGCTACGCCTGGTGGCGACGGCGCTGTTTGCCATCGTGCTGCTGGCGGTTGGGTGGCGGCTGCGGCACAAGCAGCCGATCTACGCGCTTATCTTACAGGGCGGGGCGACGGGCATTCTCTACCTGACGGTCTTTGGCGCCTTCCGGCTCTGGCAGATGCTGCCGATGACGCTGGCCTTTGCGCTACTGGTGGTGATTTGCGCCGCGAGCGTTGGGCTGGCCGTGCTGCAGAAAGCGCTGAGCCTTGCCATGCTGGCGAGCCTCGGCGGGTATCTTGCGCCGCTGCTGCTATCTACCGGGGGCGGCAGCTTTGTGGCGCTGTTTTCCTTCTATCTCCTGCTTTCCATCGGCATTCTCGCCATCAGCATCTGGCAGCACTGGCGCGAGCTCAACCTGCTCGGGCTGCTCTTTACCTTTGGCGTGGGCGGCCTGTGGGGGCTAAGTGAGTACCAGCCTGAAGACTATTGGATCTGCCAGCTGTTCCTGATTGCCAATACGCTGATATTCGGCGTGCTGAGCGTGGCGCTGTCGCTGCGGGCGCAGGAAAAAGGAAAGCAGATTATTGACGGCGTGCTGCTGTTTGCCCCGCCGCTGATAGGCTTTGGGATGCAGTACGGTATGACCCGGCACTGGGAATATGGTCCGGCCCTGAGCGCTTTGGGATACGGCGCATTTTATCTTGCCCTCGCTTTCCTTGCGCTGCGCCGCTATCCGTCCATCGGGCGACCGCTGGTGATGGCGGCGCTGGCGATCGGCGGCGGGTTTGCCACGCTTGCGATTCCGCTCGCGCTCTCCGCGCGGTGGACGGCGATGGCCTGGGCGCTGGAGGGGCTGGGCATCCTCTGGCTGGGCGTGCAGCAGCACCAGCGGCGCATGAGCTATAGCGGGACGGCGCTGCTGGTGCTGGCGCTCGGCAGCGCGCTGTGGGCGCAGATGAACGGCGTTACTCCGCTGAGCCTGCTGCTTATCTTCGCCATCCTCAGCCTTTGCTGGCTGGCTGCGGCCTGGCTGTGGCGGAACCTCTTTCTGCCGGTTAGCTGGGCGCTGCTGGCAGGCGGGCTGCTGTTCTGGCTCGTGGCGCTATTTGGCGCGTCGCGGCTGGTGTTGAAGCAGGAACTGCCTGTTCTGGCAGGCGTGCTGGCGCTGACGGCGGCGTCGGTCTGGGGCTGGCGTCAGGCTGCCGCTAGTCTGGCGTGGCGGGAGCTGGATGCCAGCAAATGGCTGCTGTGGTCGCTGATGCTGGTGATGGTGGGCTATCAGCTCTCGCACCAGCAGATGTTTGCCGCCGGCTGGTCAAATCTGGCCTGGGGTATTGCGCTTCCCGCCGCGCTGATGCTGCTGCGGCGCGACGGTGCCCGTTTAGCGCCGCGCATCTCTATGGGGCTCCATCTGTCGCTGTTCTGGATGATTTTACTGGCGCTGGCGGCGGAGCTTTACTGGTTTGCCCGGTCACTGCCGTGGGGCATGGCGGCCTGGGGCAGCGGGCTGGCGATGGCCGCAGGCGGCGGGGTGATTATGGCGCTCTCTGCTGCGGTGCGCCGTCGCGGGTGGCCGTTCCGGGAGTGGCCCGCGCTCTACGCGTGCATAGCACCGATCCCCGTGCTCGCGGCGCTGCTGGTATTGCTGGTGGTGACCAATTTCCAGGACGGCGTGGTTTATCGTCAGACCTGGCTGCCGCTGGTGAACCCGCTTGAAGAAGGCGCGGCGTTTGCGCTGCTGGGGCTGGTGGTCTTTTACCGGGCGGTGGATCGCTACTACCCGACGCAGCTCTCGCTGGCCCGTCCGTGGCCTGCCGTCGCGATTATGGCGTTTGGCTTCTGGTGGCTTAACGGTGCGCTGATGCGCGCCCTGGCCTGGTACGGCGACGTGGCCTGGAATATGGCGTCGCTGTGGGATTCGCGGCTGATCCAGACCTCGTTTGCCCTGTTCTGGATGCTGAGCGCGCTGGTGATCATGGTCCACGCCACCCGTAGGGCTTCCCGTCAGGAGTGGCTTGGCGGTGCCGCGCTGCTGGGCGTGGTGATGGTTAAACTGATGCTGGTGGACAGCGCGGGTGGAGGCGGTCTGTCTCGTGCGGTGGCGTTTATCGGCGTGGCAATACTGGTGCTGATCGTGGGGTATTTCTCGCCGCTACCGCCCAAAACAGGAGATGAAAAATGA